A window of Bufo gargarizans isolate SCDJY-AF-19 chromosome 9, ASM1485885v1, whole genome shotgun sequence contains these coding sequences:
- the HDHD3 gene encoding haloacid dehalogenase-like hydrolase domain-containing protein 3, with product MKLRLLTWDVKDTLLRLRLPVGQQYQAEAKSRGLQVDSAALESSFRQAYRDHCRLFPNYGLSQGMTSHRWWLDVVSQTFRLAGIQDKKILQPLAEKLYQDFSTAKYWEVLPGARGVLKECGELGLKMAVISNFDRRLEDILRQVDLDGHFDFVLTSERVGVAKPDLGIFHKALKLGGVPPQGAAHVGDDYVNDYKAAREAGMLSFLLQGRLRDDVPPDHVIQSLDQLIPRLRGAMI from the coding sequence ATGAAGCTCAGGCTTCTAACGTGGGACGTGAAAGACACTCTTCTCCGTCTCCGTCTTCCCGTTGGTCAGCAGTACCAGGCCGAGGCCAAAAGCAGAGGCCTTCAAGTTGACTCCGCCGCCCTAGAATCTTCCTTTCGACAAGCGTACCGCGACCACTGCCGTCTCTTCCCCAACTATGGCCTGTCCCAGGGGATGACCTCCCACCGGTGGTGGCTGGACGTGGTGTCTCAGACCTTTCGCCTCGCCGGCATCCAAGACAAGAAGATCCTTCAACCCCTGGCCGAGAAACTCTACCAAGATTTCAGCACCGCCAAGTACTGGGAGGTGCTACCAGGCGCCCGCGGGGTGCTGAAAGAATGCGGTGAACTGGGCCTCAAGATGGCGGTGATCTCCAACTTTGACCGGAGGTTGGAGGACATCCTCAGGCAGGTTGACTTAGACGGACATTTTGATTTTGTGCTGACCTCCGAGAGGGTCGGCGTGGCTAAACCAGATTTAGGTATTTTTCACAAGGCCCTTAAGCTGGGGGGCGTGCCGCCGCAGGGCGCCGCTCACGTCGGGGACGACTATGTGAACGATTATAAGGCGGCAAGAGAAGCGGGGATGCTGAGCTTCCTCCTCCAGGGACGTCTCAGGGACGACGTCCCTCCAGATCACGTGATCCAGTCCCTGGATCAGCTCATCCCCAGACTACGAGGGGCTATGATATAA